The genome window CTCCGTGACGTTGTCGTGGGTATGGGCCAGCACGTAGAGGATGATCTCCCGCTCGGCGTCCTCCACCTGCTCGCGGAAGGTCTTGTCCGCGCGGGGCTTGAAGCCCACCACGGGGGCGGGTGCCGACGTTGGGGGAGGGGGCGCCACCAATGCGTGCGCGGGCGTGCTCGCGGCGGCCACCACCGCGGAGTCCAGCGTGGGCGCCGGCGCGGCCACCGTCTCCACCGGAGGCGGCACGACGCCGCGTCCCCTTGGCAGGAGCTCCAGCGCGTCCGTGCGCGTGACGACGGGGCCCTCGCACAGGATGGCCAGCCGCTCGACCAGGTTGCGCAGCTCGCGCACGTTGCCGGGGTAGTCGTAGGCGCTCATCACCGCCAGCGCGTCCGGGGACAGCGTCAACGGCCGCCGGCCGTTCTTCGCGCAGGCCTCGCGCAGGAAGGTGCCGATGAGGTCCGGCAGGTCCTCGCGCCGCTCACGCAGGGGCGGCGAGTGAATCTGCACGACGTTGATGCGGTAGTACAAATCCTCGCGGAAGCGCCCGGCGCCAATCTCCTGCTCCAGGTTCTTGTTCGTCGCGGCGATGACGCGCACGTCCACCTTGAGCGTCTCCGCGCCGCCCACCCGCTCCAGCTCTCCTTCCTGGAGCACCCTGAGCAGCTTGGCCTGCATGGCGGGCGGCATGTCGCCAATCTCGTCGAGGAACAAGGTCCCCTCGTGCGCCAGCTCGAACTTGCCGCGGCGCACGCTCACCGCCCCCGTGAACGCGCCCTTCTCGTGGCCGAACAGCTCGCTCTCGATGAGCTCGTGCGGCACCGCCGCGCAGTTGAGCTTCACGAACGGCAAGGCCTTGCGCCGCGAGTTCTGGTGCAGCGCCCGGGCGATGAGCTCCTTGCCCGTGCCGTTCTCACCGGTGATGAGCACCCGCCCCTCGGAGGGCGCCGTGCGCTGGATGAGCGAGAAGATGCGCTGCATGGCCGGGCCGCTGCCCACCATGTCGTAGCGCCCCAGCTGCTCGCGCAGCTCGCGCAGCTCCTCCATCGCCGCCTGGTGCTTGAGCACGTTGCGCAGCGCGACCAGCAGCCGCTCCCGCGCGATGGGCTTCTCCAGGAAGTCGCGCGCCCCCAGCTGCGTC of Myxococcus fulvus contains these proteins:
- a CDS encoding sigma-54-dependent transcriptional regulator, translating into MPASVLIVDDEKNILLTLSQSLQLAGYQTHLAASGQVALDVVSARPVDAVLMDVKMPDMDGLTALARLTELRPELPVIMMSGHGTIDTAVKATQLGARDFLEKPIARERLLVALRNVLKHQAAMEELRELREQLGRYDMVGSGPAMQRIFSLIQRTAPSEGRVLITGENGTGKELIARALHQNSRRKALPFVKLNCAAVPHELIESELFGHEKGAFTGAVSVRRGKFELAHEGTLFLDEIGDMPPAMQAKLLRVLQEGELERVGGAETLKVDVRVIAATNKNLEQEIGAGRFREDLYYRINVVQIHSPPLRERREDLPDLIGTFLREACAKNGRRPLTLSPDALAVMSAYDYPGNVRELRNLVERLAILCEGPVVTRTDALELLPRGRGVVPPPVETVAAPAPTLDSAVVAAASTPAHALVAPPPPTSAPAPVVGFKPRADKTFREQVEDAEREIILYVLAHTHDNVTEAARLLDLERGHFYKKMKALGLRRGQSET